GGGGTACTCCAGCTTCACGTCCACCACTTTGCCGTCGCGCTCCACCGGCACCAGGCGCGGCTGAATAAAGCCCGCGTACGGCGCGATGTTCAGCTTTTGGTAGCGCTGCAACACTTCTTTGTGCAGGGCAGGGTCCACCTTCACGCCGTAAGTCTCGATGAGGGTTTTGGCGCCGTTGTAGTCGCCTTCGCTTGTAATGCGCTGGGTTTCGCGCAGCAGCTGGCCGAAGAGGTTGCGCAGCTTGTCGTAATCGTTGATGCGGAAGTAGGTTTTGCCGTCCTTCTGCACCTTCTCAATCACCTTGTCCTTCTGGCCCTTTTCGTAGGCCCACTTGGCCACCATCTGGCGGTTGCGCATGTGCGCCTCCTCCACGGTTTCACCTAGGGTCAGGCGCGAAAGCTGCGTCATCAGGCCGTTGCGGATGTAGCTGTCGTACTCGGCTTTGCCCACCTCCAGGTTGGGCACCACGCCCAGCTGAATCAGCTTGGGGTCCATGAGGTAGTACAGGGCAACCAGGTCGGCGCGGCCTTCCTCAATGGCCGAGGCGTAGCTTTTCAGGGTCTCTTTGGTAGTGCCCACGCCGGGGTTCAGCTGGCCCGATGCGTGGCCGATTACCTCGTGCATATCGGTGTGCAGCTTGCCCGCGAGCGAGCCGTACTGCCGGGCGCGCTGCTTTTCCTCGTCGGAGTAAGCAAACTCATCGAGCATACCGCCGGCCGAAGCCTGGTCGTAGGCCTCCACGATGTTGCCGAGCTGCACCGACTTTGAGCCGTGCTCCTTGCGAATCCAGGTAGCGTTGGGCAGGTTGATGCCGATGGGCGTAGCCGGAGCCGCGTCGCCCGACTCCACCACGGTGGTAATCACCTTGGCCGTGATGCCCACCACGTTTTTCTTTTTGTGCTCGGGCTTGATGGGCGAGTTGTTCTCGAACCACTGCGCCTGGTCGCCGATGGCTTTGATGCGCTTGGTGGCCTCCAAATCCTTAAACGATACCACCGACTCGTACGAGGCGCGGTAGCCCAGCGGGTCGCCGTACACCTCGATAAAGCCGTTTACCACATCCACGCGCGACTTGGTATCGTGCACCCACGCAATGTTGTAGTCGTCCCACACCTTCAGGTCGCCCGAGCTGTAGTACTTCACCAGCTTCTGCAGGGCCAGCTTTTGCTCGGGCGTTTCGGCTACGTCGGCCGCTTTGCCAAGCCAGTACACAATCTGCGTAATGGCCGGGCTGTAGAGGCCGCCCACTTTCCAGGGCTGCTCCACAATCTTGCCCGATTTGTCCTTTACCAGCCGCGAGTTGAGGCCGTAGGAAATGGGGCGCGGGTCTTTTTTGTTGATCTTCCTGGCGTAGTAATCCTCTACCTCTTTCTGCGTCAGGTTTTGGTAGAAGTTGTTGGCCGAGGTTTTCACCAAATCCTGCCCGGCCTCCTGGTTTACGCGCTTGGCATCGAGGGTGGGGTCGAAGATAACGGGCGTGATGGCGGCCAGAAACTCATCGACCGACTCGCCCGGCAGCAGCGGCAGCGCCTTGCTATCGACGCCGCGCACCAGCTCGCCGAAGTACTCGCGCGTGCACTCGGGCACAAACTTGCGGGTGCTGTAGTGGTGGTGCACGCCGTTGCTGAACCACACGCGCTTGGCGTACACGTTAAACTTCTGGGCCTGATCGACTTGCTGCGTGTTGGAGGAGCTGGCCATGCGCTGCTGGTTGGCCTCCCACAGCGCCTCGAGGGTGCGGCGCACGCGCAGGTTGTGGCGGTAGTTCTGGTCGTAGATGATGTCGCGGCCGGCCAAAGCGGCTTCGTACAGGTAGTACAGCAGCTCTTTCTGCTGGGGCTCGAGCTGCTCGAAGCCCGGCACCTGGTAGCGCAGCACGCGCAAATCGGCAAACTGCTCGGTAACAACTTTAAACGACTGCTCGGCCGCGGGCGTAGCCACGGGGGCAGCAGGCGTGGCTGCGGCCGCCACATCGGCGCCCAGGCCATTTACGGCATTGGCGGTGGCCGAAACAGCCGCGTCGGTGGTTGGTTGGGTGGTGGCAGCCGCGCAACCTGCCAAGCCAAGGCTCAGCAGCCACGCAGCGTGGCGGGAAAGGGTGTTTTTCATGGGTAAGTGAGAAAGGGCAAGCAAAAGCCGGCGCAAAGCAACGCATTCAGCTTGCCAAATCACAATGCAAATACAACGCCGCAATGGCCTGGCGCGTCAGCAGCGCGGTGTAGCGCGGACTTTGCAGTCCGCGTCCCCGGATAGTAAAATCAATCGTAGCGCGGTACCGCGGTGTAGCGCGGGCTGAAGTCCACGTTGGCGTGAACGAAATCGTTGATGCGAAACCGCGAGAGTCTATCGTTCTGACACACGCGGGCTAAAGCTCACGCTGCATTTCCCTAGGTTAGAAACAGAAATTACTATCCGGGGACGCGGACTGCAAAGTCCGCGCTACACGCAGCTACAACCCTAGCTGCTGCAAGGTGCTGCGCCGATCGAGCTTGCCGCTGGCGGTTTGCGCAAACGCGGGCACGTAGTGCACGGCGCGCGGCACCTCGTAGCGGCCGAGGCGCTGGCGCAGCGTATCAGCCACTTCAGCCCATTGTGCTTCGGCCAGCGGCTGGCCCTCGATGATGGCCGTTACCTGCTGACCTAGGCGCTCATCGGGCAGGCCCGTAACGAAGGCGCGGCGGCCCAGGTGGTTTAGTTCAGCCAGGGTTATTTCGAGCACTTGCTCCACTTTTTCGGCGGGCACTTTTACGCCGCCCGAGTTGATGACGAAATCGGCGCGGCCGAGCCACTCAAACAAGTGGTGGTCGTTTTCGGCAAAGCGCACGAGGTCGTTGGTTTGCACCAACTCCTGGTTGGTTACGTCGCCCCGAATGGCGAGGCAGCGGCGCTCGTCCTGCTCCACGTGCAGGCCGGGCAGCACGCGGTAGTAGGCCGAGGCATCGGGGCCGTTGAGGCGGCGCAGGGCAATGTGCGAGCAGGTTTCCGTCATGCCGTAGGTGTGGTAAACGGGCACCTGCAGCGTACCGGCCAGCTGCGTCAGGGCGGCATCAACGGCCGCGCCGCCAATCAGGATGGCCTTCATTTGCTCCAGGCGCGGAGCGTGGCCGTGCTCCAGCACCGTGCGCAATTGCAAGGGCACAAACGAGGCAAAATCGAACTCGGCATCGGGCGGGAGCAGGGCAAACGGGTCGGCCACGGGCTCGGTGATGGTGAGGTGCAAGCCGTGCTCCAGGGCCCGAATCAGCATCATCAGCCCGCCGATAAACTCGCAGTTGAGGCATACCAGCATGCGGTGGCCGAGGCCCAGCCCTAGGTGGCTCATGGTGCGCGCGGCGCTGGCAACCAGCTGGCTGCGGCGCAGCACAATGGGTTGGGGCGTGCCCGTGGAGCCCGAGGTGGTCAGCACAAACTCCTGGGCCCCGTTGAGCCACTGGCGGCAGTAGTCGAGCACGCGCGCTTCGTAGCCGTTGATTTCGCCGCCGGCGTGGGCGGGGTACTCCTGCACTTCGGCGTAAGGGTAGCGGCGGCCATTGAGCAGCAGCGAATCGGGGAGGGTGGTAGCGGGCATGCAGCGTTGGGGTACGGGGCGAAAAAACAAAAGCCGATAGCTGATACCGGCAACGCAAAAGAAAGGATGCGCTGCCAATGCCGCGGGCAGGCCGCGGCACCTAGGAAATCAGCCACTGCTGGTAGCCGCGGGCAGTAGGCCAGTTGAGGGCCAGCAAGCCGGCAAACATTACCCCGTAGTACAGCAAATCGAAAAACTGCCCGCTCGACTGGTACAGCAGCAGCGGCGGCAGGGCCAGCAGGCCCAGCAAACTGTTGCGCAAAATCAGGCGGCTCCGGAACACGCGGTGGTTTTCGTGGCTGGGGCGGCGCAGGTTGGGCCGCAGGTACCGCGACATGGTGTAGAGGCTGCTGCCCACCATCAGCACCAGCAAAGCCGCCAGAATAACGTACGGGCCCAGCGAAGGTGCCGGGCCCAGCGCCCCGCTGGCCATGCCGCCCCCGGCCCACATTACCAGGGCCCCCATCAGCAAGGCTTGCAGCAGGTACTGCACTACATGAATCAGTTGCGTCAGGCGGATGGGCTGCATGAATACGGCGGTGGACAACTCCTATCCAGCTCTTACGCAGGCCGCTGCGGTAAGGTCGTGGTGCCCGGGCACTGGTTTGGCCCGCCCCAAAAACCGGGCTGCGGGGCCAGGGCAAATACGGCTACTCCGGCGTCGGGTAAAAATCGGCTACCGAGGAGGTCGTCAGGAGGTAATCGAGCGGAAAGCGGCGCTGAAACACCGCGGGCGGCTTGCTGCCGGCTGGCACCAGCATCAGCCCCGATTTGCCGGCCAGTTGCAGCGGCCCGCCGGGCGCCGGCGTGGGCCGTTGGTCGAAGGCTACTTCGTAAAAATGAAGGTAACGCTGCACAAAGCGCCGGTAGGCCCGCTGCCGGCCGGGCGCCGCCGCGCCGCCGGCCTGTATAAAGCTCACGGGCTGGTTTTGCACCCAGGCCGCCTGCAACTCCACGGCGCTGAGCGGCACCTGGTGCAGCGTGGGCATCAGGTCGAACTGAGCATCGAGCAGGGCCCATTTGCGGTGTTCGGGCAGCCATACCTCCGTGAGCACGTGGCCGGCGCCGGCGCGGCGGGTTTCGGCATCCCGGGTTTTCAGGGCCAGCACCCGGGCCTTAAAGCCCAGGGCCAGCAGCGCATCGGTGGTAACTTTGGCGTACTCCACGCACCGGAAGTTTTTGCCCGCTTTGGCCTCGCGGATGATGGTAAGGGCATCGGGCGCGGAGGGCTCGTTGCGGCCGCTGTGCCGCCAAAGCCCGTGCACCCATTGGCTTACGAGCAGGGCTTGGTCGCGGCGCTGGGGGGCGCGGGCGGTAAGCTGCTGCAGGCCGTTTTCGCGGCGCAGCCGCCGCAGGTACGCATCCTGCGCCGTATCGGGGTAAGCAAAGCGGATGGCCGGGTTGGCCGTTTGGCTGCCGTACGCGAGCGGCTTGCTTTGCGCCCGGCCGGCCTGCGGCGCGAGCCACAGCGCCGCTGCCATGATGCCTGATACCAACGTTTTGCGCATAGGGCATTGCGAAAAGAGTGGTTCGAATCATGCGTGGCGGGGCAAGCCGCCGGCCGCCGGCGCGCGGCCCCTACGAGTGCTGCACAATGGCGAAGTACAGCGGCATACCTAGGGTAATGTTGATGGGGAACGTGACGCCCAGCGCCATCGGAATGTACAGGCCGGGGTCGGCTTTGGGGGCGGCCAGGCGCATGGCGGCGGGCACGGCAATGTACGAGGCGCTGGCGGCCAGAATGGCGAAGATGAAGCGGTTGCCCACGCTATCGGTAACCAAGTGGCTGGCGCTGGCTACCAGGCAGCCGTTGAGCACCGGAATCAGGATAGCAAACACCGTTACGAAGCGGCCGTAGCGCGTGAAAGCGGAAAACCGGCGCGCCGTTACCATGCCCATTTCGAGCAGGAAAATGGCCAGAAAGCCCTTGAAAATGTCGGTAGTGAAGGGCTTGATGCCGTCGGCCTGCTTGGTGTCGGCAATGAGGCCGATGAGCAGGCTGCCCAGCACCATCAGCACGCTGCCGTTGGTGAAGGAGTGCTGAATGATGGAGCGCAGGTTGGACTGCGCGTTGTCGGCAGGAGCTTCGTTGCGCATCATCAGCACCACGCCCACGATAATGGCCGGCGACTCCATCAGGGCCATTACGGCTACCATGTGCCCCCCGAAGTTGAGCTGCTGCGCCTCCAGAAACGACACCGCCGACACAAACGTAACCGCGCTAACCGAGCCGTAGGCCGCCGCAATGGCGCCCGCGTCGCTGGTGCTCAGGCGCCGCTTCAGAATGAAAAACGTGTAGAGCGGAATCAGTGAGGCGATAAGCAAACCGAACAGCAGCGAATACAGGATTTCGCTGCTGAAGGGGCTGTGTGCCAGCTCTTGCCCGCCCTTAAACCCAATGGAGAACAGCAGGTACAGCGAGATGAACTTGCTGGTGGTGGGCGGAATCTCCAAGTCGCTCTTGACGGCGGTGGCCACAATGCCCAGGGCAAAAAACAGCAGCGTGGGGTTGGTAAGGTTGGAGATGAGTAGCTGTGAATCCATGCAAGTGTGGGGCGAATGATGCCCAGGGCCCTAGGTGTTGCCGGCGGCAGCACCTGCAACGGGTGGCACTTTGCCACTGAGGCCTTGGGCGACCTAGGCGTGAAAGCGGGCGCAAGTAAGTGAATAATAGTAAAACTATCATTGGTGATTACAAAGCTTCTTGTTGCCGAGGCCGATGCCGCCGTGCCGCTATACCAAAGAGCAATAGCAGAAGCACAGCGGCGTGGGCGTGGCGGTTGTGGCAGCCGTGGGCTTGCTCCCGCGAGGCCACAAAAAAGCCCGCACCTAGGGCGCGGGCTTGCTGAAGCAGCAACCTGACTATGCCTGGGGCTTTTGGCCGCACACAATGCGGGCCCCAAAATCGATGGCCGCGTGGTGGTCGGGGTATTTCTGCGCTACCAGCTCAAACACCTCCCGCCTGATTTTCTCGCGGGTGCTGCCATCGGCTTTGCTCATGGCGGCCACTACCGGCGCGGCCACCTCGTTCATAAACAGCCAGTAGTTGTCGGGGCTGCCGGCCCGCAGCTTGCCGGTTACTTCTTTTTCGACGATGCTTACCAGCCCGGCCTGCCCCAGGATATCGGCCAGCATACCCGGCGTGCCGCACCGGAACATGCCCGGTGCGCCGGGCGGCGGGGCCGGCAGCTGCAGGTTTTTGTTGATGGTGCCCATAATCATCGTTACCCAGGGGTTTTGCTCGGGCGTACCCCACACAGCCGCCGCCAGGCGCCCGCCAGGCTTCAGCACCCGCTGCATTTCCTGCGCGGCCAGCTGCATATCGGGGAAAAACATGAAGCCCATGCGGCAGCTAACGGCATCAAAGGTGTTGTCGGCGAAGGGCAGCTCGCACACGTCGCACGCTACGGTTTCGTAATTGCGGATGCCGCGCCTAGCGGCGTTGTCGCGGGCTACTTCCAGCATGCCTTCGGCCAGGTCGGTAATCACCACGTGGCCGTCTTTCACAATCCTGGCAATGGAAAGGCCCGGCTCGCCAGTGCCAGCGGCAATATCCAGCACCACATCGGTGCTGCGGAGTTGCAAGGCACGGATGATTTCGTCGCCCATGGGCCTGAGCCAATCCATGGTAAAATCATCCCACTTGCGCCACCCCGGCGAAAACCTGTTCCAGGTTTCCTTTTGCTGTTCTCTGATTTGTTCCAGTTGAGCTTCCATGGCGTTCGGTTGCTGAGATACAACATACATAGGCCCAATGAGGCAGGTGTAATATCTTCATCAGAAACGCCCGGTGCAATCACATAAACTAGTGATAATGAGAGGGTGCTGAAACGTTTGCCTAGGTTGCGGGGCTACACAGGCCCCTTGCCCCGGCAGTGTAGCCGCCCGGTTTAATGGCCGGTGCCTGCCGAGTCGGGTAGCAGCCGAAACGAGGTGGCCACAAAACGGTTCTTAACCACCCTTCCGCTCACCTCGGCGCGCCGGATGCTGTTGCAGAACCCGTCGTTGGCATGGGCGTCGCCGTGCGAGTCGATGGAGGTGCCCTCTACGAAATACGCTTTGCCGCCAATGCGCACGGCCAGGTCGCAGCCCTTGCCGGGCAGCCCCAGGCGGCACTGCCCGCACGAGGCTTCCACCACCTGCTTGGCCGGTGCCGGCGTGGTTTGAGCCTGGGCCGGAGCGGCAAGCCCAGCTAACAACGGAAGAAATGCCAACAGCTTCATGGGAGGAGGAGAAATATGCCGAAGAACAAAGTACGTGTGTAAAGCAAAAACGGCCCGCACAACCGGGTTGTGCGGGCCGTTTGCGGGGCCTAGGTGGCGCGTAAAGCTTAGGGGAACTTGGGGTACTTCGAGAAGTCGGGCTTGCGCTTCTCCATGAAGGCGTTTTTGCCCTCTTTGGCCTC
The sequence above is drawn from the Hymenobacter sp. YIM 151858-1 genome and encodes:
- a CDS encoding dipeptidyl-peptidase 3 family protein — protein: MKNTLSRHAAWLLSLGLAGCAAATTQPTTDAAVSATANAVNGLGADVAAAATPAAPVATPAAEQSFKVVTEQFADLRVLRYQVPGFEQLEPQQKELLYYLYEAALAGRDIIYDQNYRHNLRVRRTLEALWEANQQRMASSSNTQQVDQAQKFNVYAKRVWFSNGVHHHYSTRKFVPECTREYFGELVRGVDSKALPLLPGESVDEFLAAITPVIFDPTLDAKRVNQEAGQDLVKTSANNFYQNLTQKEVEDYYARKINKKDPRPISYGLNSRLVKDKSGKIVEQPWKVGGLYSPAITQIVYWLGKAADVAETPEQKLALQKLVKYYSSGDLKVWDDYNIAWVHDTKSRVDVVNGFIEVYGDPLGYRASYESVVSFKDLEATKRIKAIGDQAQWFENNSPIKPEHKKKNVVGITAKVITTVVESGDAAPATPIGINLPNATWIRKEHGSKSVQLGNIVEAYDQASAGGMLDEFAYSDEEKQRARQYGSLAGKLHTDMHEVIGHASGQLNPGVGTTKETLKSYASAIEEGRADLVALYYLMDPKLIQLGVVPNLEVGKAEYDSYIRNGLMTQLSRLTLGETVEEAHMRNRQMVAKWAYEKGQKDKVIEKVQKDGKTYFRINDYDKLRNLFGQLLRETQRITSEGDYNGAKTLIETYGVKVDPALHKEVLQRYQKLNIAPYAGFIQPRLVPVERDGKVVDVKLEYPSDFAQQMLEYGRKYSFLPNAN
- a CDS encoding AMP-binding protein, with the translated sequence MPATTLPDSLLLNGRRYPYAEVQEYPAHAGGEINGYEARVLDYCRQWLNGAQEFVLTTSGSTGTPQPIVLRRSQLVASAARTMSHLGLGLGHRMLVCLNCEFIGGLMMLIRALEHGLHLTITEPVADPFALLPPDAEFDFASFVPLQLRTVLEHGHAPRLEQMKAILIGGAAVDAALTQLAGTLQVPVYHTYGMTETCSHIALRRLNGPDASAYYRVLPGLHVEQDERRCLAIRGDVTNQELVQTNDLVRFAENDHHLFEWLGRADFVINSGGVKVPAEKVEQVLEITLAELNHLGRRAFVTGLPDERLGQQVTAIIEGQPLAEAQWAEVADTLRQRLGRYEVPRAVHYVPAFAQTASGKLDRRSTLQQLGL
- a CDS encoding transglutaminase-like domain-containing protein; translated protein: MRKTLVSGIMAAALWLAPQAGRAQSKPLAYGSQTANPAIRFAYPDTAQDAYLRRLRRENGLQQLTARAPQRRDQALLVSQWVHGLWRHSGRNEPSAPDALTIIREAKAGKNFRCVEYAKVTTDALLALGFKARVLALKTRDAETRRAGAGHVLTEVWLPEHRKWALLDAQFDLMPTLHQVPLSAVELQAAWVQNQPVSFIQAGGAAAPGRQRAYRRFVQRYLHFYEVAFDQRPTPAPGGPLQLAGKSGLMLVPAGSKPPAVFQRRFPLDYLLTTSSVADFYPTPE
- a CDS encoding sodium-dependent bicarbonate transport family permease, which produces MDSQLLISNLTNPTLLFFALGIVATAVKSDLEIPPTTSKFISLYLLFSIGFKGGQELAHSPFSSEILYSLLFGLLIASLIPLYTFFILKRRLSTSDAGAIAAAYGSVSAVTFVSAVSFLEAQQLNFGGHMVAVMALMESPAIIVGVVLMMRNEAPADNAQSNLRSIIQHSFTNGSVLMVLGSLLIGLIADTKQADGIKPFTTDIFKGFLAIFLLEMGMVTARRFSAFTRYGRFVTVFAILIPVLNGCLVASASHLVTDSVGNRFIFAILAASASYIAVPAAMRLAAPKADPGLYIPMALGVTFPINITLGMPLYFAIVQHS
- a CDS encoding class I SAM-dependent methyltransferase; this translates as MEAQLEQIREQQKETWNRFSPGWRKWDDFTMDWLRPMGDEIIRALQLRSTDVVLDIAAGTGEPGLSIARIVKDGHVVITDLAEGMLEVARDNAARRGIRNYETVACDVCELPFADNTFDAVSCRMGFMFFPDMQLAAQEMQRVLKPGGRLAAAVWGTPEQNPWVTMIMGTINKNLQLPAPPPGAPGMFRCGTPGMLADILGQAGLVSIVEKEVTGKLRAGSPDNYWLFMNEVAAPVVAAMSKADGSTREKIRREVFELVAQKYPDHHAAIDFGARIVCGQKPQA
- a CDS encoding DUF6370 family protein; the protein is MKLLAFLPLLAGLAAPAQAQTTPAPAKQVVEASCGQCRLGLPGKGCDLAVRIGGKAYFVEGTSIDSHGDAHANDGFCNSIRRAEVSGRVVKNRFVATSFRLLPDSAGTGH